The Pseudomonas nunensis genome includes the window GTCCCACACGAACCTCAGTACGACGCGCCGGACCAGGCGACAAATCCTAACGGCGACAGCGCCGATTGCGCGCCATTGACCTGCACCAATGGCTGCCCGGTGTCGATGGTCACTGGCGAAGAACTGCTGACCCTGACCGACGGTTCACTGGACGGAATCCTGCCGTTCGAGTTCACCCGGCTCTATCGCACCAGTGCGGTCGAACTCGACTGTGGCCTGGGCTGGGGCTGGACTCATTCCCTCGCCCACCGTCTGGAGCGGGACGGTCAGCGGGTCATCTGGATCGACCATGAAAACCGCCGTACGACGTTTCCGCTGCCGAGTGCCGAGCGCCCGACGATTCATAACAGCCTGTCGCGGGCGGCGATTTATTCAGGGGATGAACCGCAGGAATTGATTGTCGCGCTGGCGGGCGAGACGCCGAGGTTTTACCACTTCCGCAACGGGAAGTTGACGGCGATCAGCGATTCCTATGGCAACCGGCTACACATCACCCGCGATCGCGAGGATCGCATTCAACGCCTCGACAACGGGGCCGGGCGTTCGCTGCTGTTGTGTTACGAGCGCCGACACCTCATCGCTATCCAGTATCAGACTTTTCATCCTGCCGACTCCCTGAGTGACGCCTGGCGTACAGAACAGACGCTGGTTTCCTACCGCTACAACGCCCGTCATCACCTGATCGAAGCGACCAATGCCGCGGGAGAAAGCGAACGGTACGACTACGACGACCAGCACGTGATCCTTCAACGGCAACTGACGGGTGGGGCGAGTTTTTTCTGGGAGTGGGAAAAATCCGGCAAGGCTGCGCGATGCGTCCGCCACCGGGCGAGTTTTTCGCAGATGGACACCGCTTACATCTGGGATGACCAGGGTGGCGTTGTGGTTAAGAACGTCGACGGCAGTGAAGAAACTTACGTCCATGACGATAAGGCGCGCTTGGTACGCCGGGTTGAACCGAATGGCGGTGAGCATCGCAAGGCCTATGACAACAAGGGCCGATTGATTGCCGAGCAGGATCCGCTCGGGGCGGTGACGGAATACCGCTATGACGAAGTCGGACGTCTCGTGGCACAAATTCCGCCAGAAGGCGAGCCGACTTCCTACGAGTATCGCAACGGTTTCCTGCATGCCCGGCGTCGCGGCAAAGCGGTGTGGATGTATCGGCGTGATGCTCGGGGGGATGTCACCGAAGCTGTCGACCCGGATGGACAGGTCACCCATTACCACTACGGCGCGCAGGGGCAGTTGCTGTCGATCCGCTATCCCGACACCAGTCGGCACATGTTCGTCAGGAACGGTCTGGGACAATTGGTCGAAGAGACGTTGCCGGACGGCGGGCAACGGCGGTTTTCCTACGATGCACTGGGGCGACGGATTACCCGCCAGGACGAACACGGTGCCGTCACCCATTACCAATGGGATGCCGTCGGCCGACTGGTGCAGACGACTTTACCTACAGGCGCCACCCGCGCTTTCAGCTACAACGCCTACGGCCAGATCACCGCCGAGCAGGACGAACTGGGCCGCGTCACTCGCTACGAATATGCCGACGACCTGCATCTGGTCAGCCGCCGCATCAACCCTGACGGCACTCAGCTGAAGTATCGCTACGACAATTCGCAGCTGCTTCTGACGGAAATCGAAAACGAATCCGGCGAAAAATATCAGCTGGACTACACGCCCAATGGATTGATTCGACAGGAAACCGGATTCGACGGGCAACGCACGGCGTACGCCTACGACCTCAATGGGCAACTGCTGGAGAAAACCGAGTTCGGCGATGACGGTTCGACGCTCATCACCGGTTACCAGCGGGACTCGGCCGGGCGCTTGCTGGTCAAGACCCTGCCCGACGGCATCAAGGTCGAATACCGCTATGACAGCCTCGGGCGGCTGGTCAGCGTTGATGATGGTCACGACCATCCATTGGAATTTGCCTACGACCTGCAAGACCGTCTCATCACCGAACACCAAGGCTGGGGCACCTTGCGTTATGGCTACGACGCCTGCGGCCAGCTCAATCACATTCGCCTGCCGGACAACAGCAAACTCGATTACCACCATGCCAAGGGCGGCGCGCTGACGGCCATCGACCTTAATGGCGCACGACTGACGTCCCACACCTTCGCCACGGGTCGCGAACAACACCGCCAGCAAGGCTTGTTGCTCAGCGATTATCAATACGACGACCAAGGTCGCCTGAAAGCCCACTCCGTCAGCCAACAGCGACGACCGCTGTACCGCCGCGATTATGCCTACAGCGCCAACGGCAATCTCGACCACATCGCCGACACCCGCCATGGTCAACGCAGCTACCAATACGATCCGCTCGACCGTCTGATCCGCGTCCGTCATTCCCGTGATCACGTGCCGGAAAGCTTCGCCCACGACCCGGCGGGCAATTTGCTGATGCAGGATCGTCCCGGTTTGGCGAGCGTTAAGGGCAATCGCCTGTTGATGCAGGGTGACCGGCATTACGACTACGACGCCTTCGGCAATCTCATCCGCGAACGGCGCGGCACTGCGCAAAAACTCGTCACCGAGTATCGCTACGACTGCCAGCACCGGTTAATTAGCGTCACCTTGCCGAATGGAAGTTGTGCGAATTATCGCTACGACGCCTTCGGCCGCCGCATCGCCAAAACCGTCGATGCCAAGACCACCGAGTTCTTCTGGCAAGGCGACAAGGTTGTCGCCGAAAGCAGCCCCGAGCATTACCGCAGCTACATCTACGAACCCGGCACCTTCCGCCCGCTGGCGATGCTCGACGGCAAAGGCCCGCTACAGGCCTGCCCGTTCTACTACCAACTCGACCACCTCGGCACACCGCAGGAACTGACCGACTACAGCGGCGAAATTGTCTGGGCCGCGCAATACACCGCCTACGGCCGACTGACCCGCCTAAACCGCGATACCCATCAAGTGCTGGACCAGCCTTTGCGGTTTCAGGGGCAGTACTTCGACGCGGAGACGGGGCTGCACTACAACCGGCATCGGTATTACAACCCGGATGTTGGACGGTACCTGACGCCGGATCCTGCGAAATTGGCGGGTGGGTTGAACGGGTACCAGTACACGCCGAATCCAACGGGGTGGGTTGATCCGTTGGGGTTGAATACTTGTCCTGGAGGGGATGGGTGCAAGCGGCCGGAGATCGGGGAAGAGGATCCGGCTGGGAAGGTTGGGGTTGATGAGGGGGAGCCGCAGTTACCTGATGTGGTTCATGGCGTTGACCCAAATAGTCTAAGGCGGGCACATGCTATTGAAGGTAAAAGCTCAACAAAGCGAGTTGAAGGTCTCGCTACTCAGATGCAGAAAAACGGGTATGACGAAGATTGGCCTATTGATGTAGTTGAGCATAATGGCGAACGATATATAGTTGATGGCCACCATAGAGCATCGGCAGCAAGACGTACTCACACACCAGTTACAATCCAGTTAATCACGGACATTGCCAACCATAAAAATAGTGTTTTCACAACTATAGAAGAAGTCAAAGCATCCGCGGAATCTGTTGGACATGACAGATTGAACAGGCCAAGAAGATGAAAAATGAAGAACTGGAATATTTGATCGATGACTTCTTAGCCCAAGTCGAAAAGGCTACAGCCCTGCTGGAGGAGAAATTCGGAAAAAGGTGCATTTTAAGGCTATGGGGAACGAAGCAAATCGCCCAGCGAGGGAGTGTGAACGACGAAGTTACCTATGAACTACATGGAGTAGGTTGTCGCGTTTATTTGCCGGATGCCTGTGTCGACTTCGATTATGGACCAGATGAAAGAATCGATGGGTTTGACTCATGGAGGCTATACATATATGCAAATGAAGTCCCGAAAAAACATCCAAAATACACAGAGTTGGACCATGTAAAACGAGATCTGGATGAATATATAGCAGCAGGAAAAGTCGAGAGGATAAAAAACTCCATGTCACGACTATATTTCAAGAACAAGACTCTTTGGTAACGAACAATCCATTTTTATGCGGCTAAGGCCCGACAAATGTACGGGCCTCAATACTCAAAAAGCCAGTTTAAATAACTGCAAGGATCTCAACTCGGCTCCCCCGACCCATCCTCCCCGGCAATATCCGGATCATCGGGACTCGCCTCCACATCCCCACGCGTAACATCACTCTCCGGAACCTGCTCCACACCTGCGTCATCCTCATCATCAGGCGGACGCTGATCACGGCTCAGTGAATCAGTGGGTGAAGGCAGCGGATATTCAGGGGTTTCGTCGCCGTCAGCGACTTTCGGATCAGCGTTCATAAGCACCTCTCGAAGGACCTGAAGGGCAGGCCCTGATATTTCGAGGATAGGGCTATGCAGGCGTTCGATCCGAGGGACGATCGGTCAGTCTTCGTCCGAGTCTTCCTCTTCATACTCGGTGTTGCCCACATCCCCTGCATCGTCAGAGTCGTTAAGCGGTACGGTTGCATCGTCCATTAAGGAACCTGGATCTTCATTACCAGGATCGTTCAAATACGGCACGCCGCTGGAGTCCTCTTGCTTATCTTTGTCTTCGGTTTCAAGGGTCATGGCGCGCCTCACAGTTTCAGCGAGTTGATGAAGTTCGGGGCGTCTTACAACCAAGCATTGCAGAGCCCCTACTCACAGAAGTCCTGTCGCTAGACAGTCAAACTAGCGATGTTTGTTTCTGTGTTTGTTCTTGTGCTTGTGGCCGCCACCGGAATGGGAGCTGCCGCTGTCGCTACCCAGGTTGTTACCGACTGCACCACCCGCCGCACCACCCAGGCCTGCGCCAATGGTCGAACCGGTAGAGCCGCCCAGACTATGGCCGACCACCGAGCCGCCCGCCGCCCCGATACCGCCGCCGACGGCCGCTTCTGTGCGGCTGCCTTTGCGCGCGCCGACCGCGCTGCCTGCGGCGCCGCCCACACCCGCGCCGATCGCTGCGCCGGTGCTGCCGCCCATTTGCTGGCCGACCACATTACCCAGCGCACCGCCAAGACCACCGCCAACTGCTGCGGTACCATCGCCGGCCGCCATGGCGCCCTGAGCGACCAAAAGACCTAGAACCAACGTGGACAATGTCAAACGCATGATATGAACCTCAATTCCGTATTGGAGGAGCGCAAGTGTCTCAACCTGCTCCCACAGTACTCTGCTAGTCGAGAGGGTTGTAAGAGTTTGGAGACCCGTTGAATAAAAACGTTCAGAAACGAAAAAGCCCGGCATTACGCCGGGCTTCTTGAGCTGACCTTCAGGATCAGTGGCGCTTGTGGCCTTTCGACAGGTTGGTACCTACCGCGCCGCCAGCAGCACCGCCCAGGCCGGCGCCGATGGTTGCACCGGTCTTGCCGCCCAGGCTGTGGCCGATCACCGAACCGCCCGCCGCGCCGACACCGCCGCCGATAGCCGCTTTGGTGCGACTGCCCTTCGGAGCGGCAATCGCACTGCCTGCCGCGCCCGCTACGCCAGCACCAATCGCTGCGCCGGTGCTGCCGCCCATGTTCTGGCCGACGACATTACCCAGCGCGCCACCCAGACCACCACCGAGCGCGGCAGTGCCTTGACCGGCAGCCATCGCACCTTGAGTAACCAAAAGGCCCAGAACCAGAGCAGGCAGTGTTAAACGCATGACGAAAACCTCAAAAAAGGGGGAAACGAAAAGGCGGAGATTGAATGCTTTAGTGACGGCAAAGTCCAGACACAAACCGGCTCAACATCGCTATAGGCGACGGTTGGACAGCGTTTATGGAAAAGGTTTTATGACAGGCAAAAAAAAGCCCGCTGGGGAGACGGGCTGGAGTACTGCTTTCTAACGGATGAGCTGAGACTACGTAGGTCGTTGTGAAAAGTTTGTGAAAGAAAACCAGCAAATGTCTGCAGAAAACTCTCGAGTACCCCGCACACCAAAAATGAAAAACCCCGCTCAATGGCGGGGTCGTTTTTGCTGACGATTATTTCCTGGAAGGTGCTGCAACCTTGGGCAGAAATTTTGACTTCGGCCCTCGAGGCGCCATCGATTTGATCTTGCCAGTCTTGACCTGATCCTCGCCAAAGCCAGCCACATATTCAGTCTGGCCGCACTGCACGCAATTGTTGATTGGAAACTCAGCCCCGTCGTCTTCGATATACGGATCAGCCATCTCTTCGCCCCTTTCAAAAATGGGTCGATACCGGCAAGCCTGTTCTGCCTGAAAAATATCGACCACCAAGGCTTTTGAGACTAGCCGGTCATTACTGGACTTGTGGTTCAGATCACCCTAAGCCCGACGAATGGCCGATGCCGACGTCCTACAAATCGATCACGTAACAAACAGAAACATGTCGTACGTCCGTTCCGCCCTCAAGATTTCCAGAGACAAGCCGTTGCCCTTATTCCTACGCTAAAAACTCAGGGAGAGAACATGGAAATCAAGGGAATGCCGTCACTGATCAACACAACGCCTATCACGCTCACCCCCGAGCAGATCGCGGCGGGTAAAGCAGGTGGCGAAAAAATAAAGGAGATGATCGACTCCGGCGCGATCGACATGAAAAACCCGACGGGCACGCAGCTGACCCCGGGCGTCATCTATCACCCGAGCAATCCGTCGCCCTCCCAGCCCTCCGAGCCGGGAACGCCCATGGTCGCCATTGACGTCTACGTTGGCCGCACCGAGCCCACCAAAGACTTTCCCGCCGCTCATGACCGCTTGATGGCAGCTCATGAATACCTCAAGACTACGTACATGCAGTTTCTGGACGATTTGAAAAACATCGATCCGACACTTGAGGAAAAAGACTTCGGCTTTACCGTCGACCCGCAAGGGCAACTCAAGGCCACATCCCCTACCGGCTCGGTCAGCGCCGAAGACCTCGCTCGTCTTACCGAGTACATGAATCAATCCGACGCCTTGAAAGACGCCGCCAACGAATATGCGAGCAGCTCTTTCGAGTATGTGAAGGAAGATCGGGAATACCTGGGCACCGGCGGTTTTATTCTGAACAAGGACAACTTCGAAAAAACCATCGACCTTGGCCAATTGTTTACATATCAAAAGTCGGGCAACACCAAAATGAGCAACTATTTTTTCCTTCAGGTCTCCACCAAGGGCGAACGCGCTACGCTCACCGCCTGATCAACCTGACGATGCCCGTGCGCTAACCGCCACGGGCCGCTTCATCTCAATTTGACCGCCGTCCCGGTCACAAACACCACCACCATCCCGCCCTTGCCGGCCGGCATGCTGATCTCGAAATCAAGCCCCACCACCGCATCGGCCTGCAACGCCCGCGCCCGCTCCTTGATCTCGTCCGTCGCCTGAATGCGTGCCTCCTTCAGCGCTCGCTCGAGCGTCTGCGAACGCCCACCAAAAAAATCCCGCATTCCTGCAAACATGTCGCGGATCACGTTAACGCCCTGCACCGACTCGGCGCTGACGATGTCCAGGTAGGCTGTGATTTGCCGGCCTTCGATGGTGTGGGTTGTGGTGGTGATCATGGGGTTCCCGTGTTTGTCCTGGCGCACGTTAGCGTCAGGTAACTGGATGAAAAAATAAAAAAGCCCAGCAAGTGGCTGGGCTTTGGAATTGAAGAGACGCTTATTTTCAGGCGCCTTTTTCCGCTGAGGCATTCGCCTTCTTGATCGTCTCAGCCTTCTCAAGAACAGCTCGTTGAGAAGCAATAGCTTTGCTGATCACGGCGTTGTAGACGTCCCGTTTGGTTTCCGCCGACGCCTTGGTGAAAAAGTCAGCCAAGGGACTGGATGCTCCGTCTTTAGCCGCGCTCATGATTATGTACTCCGGTTAATAGCTCTACGAGCTCGGATTGATCATAGGTCTGGGGAATGAGAGCGTCAATTCGCTCCGCACTGACATCCCCTCAAAAAACGAAGCCGTACCATCCGTGTTCTTGATGATCAGATCTACAAAAAATCGCTCGTCGTAACATTTTCGTAGCTCAATCACGTTTCTTCTGGCTGCGAGATATTGCAAGACAAATACCTCCAAAGGAATATTGCGCCCTTCGGTGATCTCGCGAGCCTGAACAAACTGCCAAGCGAGGCTTGGTTCCTGATAGACGTATATCAC containing:
- a CDS encoding RHS repeat-associated core domain-containing protein; this encodes MFDPDELLALNNTIGLMVVAAMNPEQPDVEAVLGEFRLCLNDYERWAENFWTGWTLDVEQVFKVGNDVRLRAPLNTTTPVSSVVTQCPAEGPLTLVHMFEAARFVPIGNTPVTLEPVIADHNGELTFGKPVHKTIGPSGILEVSDCSRGQRYRITFFPDVSAEHIKVLYASYQGLIGELEGWLRAEWTNEFEPLWTEFGSAGFRERYGLLQEADWLGVRNSLQGVWDDVKQVYDLLADLQANSEKLLEYLTQAELDALLAASADAIANGLLLLSDEPLLFIHLAAFTSWLRMLPPQFVAEVVAEIRTELLIAFLLMAVTRGQGVKIALSAKVLGKVKSPRARQWLAAATLRLSELTAESRLTTHADAFKPLAVNARQAPVRPTPTVPLEIRNGESPVLVVRNPAAIARDKTDAQTRLVPHEPQYDAPDQATNPNGDSADCAPLTCTNGCPVSMVTGEELLTLTDGSLDGILPFEFTRLYRTSAVELDCGLGWGWTHSLAHRLERDGQRVIWIDHENRRTTFPLPSAERPTIHNSLSRAAIYSGDEPQELIVALAGETPRFYHFRNGKLTAISDSYGNRLHITRDREDRIQRLDNGAGRSLLLCYERRHLIAIQYQTFHPADSLSDAWRTEQTLVSYRYNARHHLIEATNAAGESERYDYDDQHVILQRQLTGGASFFWEWEKSGKAARCVRHRASFSQMDTAYIWDDQGGVVVKNVDGSEETYVHDDKARLVRRVEPNGGEHRKAYDNKGRLIAEQDPLGAVTEYRYDEVGRLVAQIPPEGEPTSYEYRNGFLHARRRGKAVWMYRRDARGDVTEAVDPDGQVTHYHYGAQGQLLSIRYPDTSRHMFVRNGLGQLVEETLPDGGQRRFSYDALGRRITRQDEHGAVTHYQWDAVGRLVQTTLPTGATRAFSYNAYGQITAEQDELGRVTRYEYADDLHLVSRRINPDGTQLKYRYDNSQLLLTEIENESGEKYQLDYTPNGLIRQETGFDGQRTAYAYDLNGQLLEKTEFGDDGSTLITGYQRDSAGRLLVKTLPDGIKVEYRYDSLGRLVSVDDGHDHPLEFAYDLQDRLITEHQGWGTLRYGYDACGQLNHIRLPDNSKLDYHHAKGGALTAIDLNGARLTSHTFATGREQHRQQGLLLSDYQYDDQGRLKAHSVSQQRRPLYRRDYAYSANGNLDHIADTRHGQRSYQYDPLDRLIRVRHSRDHVPESFAHDPAGNLLMQDRPGLASVKGNRLLMQGDRHYDYDAFGNLIRERRGTAQKLVTEYRYDCQHRLISVTLPNGSCANYRYDAFGRRIAKTVDAKTTEFFWQGDKVVAESSPEHYRSYIYEPGTFRPLAMLDGKGPLQACPFYYQLDHLGTPQELTDYSGEIVWAAQYTAYGRLTRLNRDTHQVLDQPLRFQGQYFDAETGLHYNRHRYYNPDVGRYLTPDPAKLAGGLNGYQYTPNPTGWVDPLGLNTCPGGDGCKRPEIGEEDPAGKVGVDEGEPQLPDVVHGVDPNSLRRAHAIEGKSSTKRVEGLATQMQKNGYDEDWPIDVVEHNGERYIVDGHHRASAARRTHTPVTIQLITDIANHKNSVFTTIEEVKASAESVGHDRLNRPRR
- a CDS encoding YbjQ family protein encodes the protein MITTTTHTIEGRQITAYLDIVSAESVQGVNVIRDMFAGMRDFFGGRSQTLERALKEARIQATDEIKERARALQADAVVGLDFEISMPAGKGGMVVVFVTGTAVKLR
- a CDS encoding DUF6896 domain-containing protein gives rise to the protein MKNEELEYLIDDFLAQVEKATALLEEKFGKRCILRLWGTKQIAQRGSVNDEVTYELHGVGCRVYLPDACVDFDYGPDERIDGFDSWRLYIYANEVPKKHPKYTELDHVKRDLDEYIAAGKVERIKNSMSRLYFKNKTLW